The genomic window gggagcaAGGAAGTGGTATTGGTAACGTCACAAAGATGACCATGAGAAGGCTcaggaggctgccctgggaagaaAGTTGGCACACTTAGGAAAACTCAGGCAGGTCAGCTTAAAAGAGAATGTCAATGAACGTAATACATGTTAAGTTGCTCTCAGCTATAACTATTACCTTCATCTTTCCCACTGAAGAATACATAAAAGAATGCAGGATTTTAAGTTGCAAAAAACAACATTAAGCAGTACCAGGCAGTCcaatttattattttacttCTCTTGATTTATACGCCTCTTTTTTCCTCAGCTTTAATACATCATTAAACACACCTAAAATGCAGCATTATTTAATTGCTGACCAATTTCTTAAAGCTTCCCTTTCATTCCCATTTCTGCTGAGGAAAAAGCAGACAGCAAAAGGAACCCCATGATGCTTGTAACGTCATTCTGTCTGCATTTTTATATATCAAAAAAAGTCTAAACAGTATTATCTCTCaaggaagcaaaaccaaaccaattccagAGCACTTTCTACACTTACTAGTAGCCTTGTCACTGGAGTCATTGCTGTCGGTTTCCTTTTCACTGTTGAGCTTCAGCTCACGCTGCGCCAAACACCTTTTAGACCGGGGCCTTGGATGAACTGGTGATGTGTCTTCCTTGCCCACTgaacttttcctcttctttgatTTGTTCTTGTAAGGCTCATACAGGCTATCATCTGAATCTTCTTCAATCTCACTTGACTCGGTGGTGTTAGGTTCAGATAAGTTTTCTTTGTCATCCAGGGCAGCCTCTGTGTCATCCCCCTTATTCTGTCGGAAGGGTGTAAGGTGGACGCGCTCCTCCGAGCCGAAGTCGTACGCATCGCCCAAGAAATCGGACTTCTCTTTGCAAGTCTCTTTACTCTGTCTTCTTTTTGGTCTTTGCCTGGAAATACTTCTAGGCCGCTCCAGTCGCTCCTGAGGCTTGTCTTTCCTAACGTGAGAGTCTCCTCTGCCTTTACATTCACGGTGTTTAAGCTCCGAGTTATTTTTCAAGTGGAGCTGTGGAGTTTCAGAAACTCTCTGCCTCAAAACCATCTCTGAGCCTCCCTTGTTTTCACTGAATGGAGAAACAGATGAGTTTATGTTCTCTACAGTACACATCTCTAGATTCTCCTCATGTCTCATTTCACGGTGTTTAGAAGGCTCTTGTGTTGAATCAGGTGCTTCTGAAAGGCTCCAGACACCCCTGCAGACTTCATCCTGGTTTCTCATCTTTGGAAAGTGACGCCTGGTGGACACGCTTCTTGGTAACACATCAGTGAACCCATCCTCTCCACCTGAAGAGAcacttcccagctctgcccctggctgcttcaGATGCAAATTGGAGGGTTGCCCTTGTaagtggagagaaaaaaagtcatATTAAAGCTGAATAGTAACAACCTGTTAAGGGTTTTGTGCAAAGTCTGAACCTGTAAAAACAACATTAAGACTTttctttgaatcacagaattgttagggttggaagggacctcaaggatcatccagtttcaagccccttgccatgggcctcacactacatcaggttgctcagagccacatcctgcctggccttcaaaacctccagggaagaggcttccacctgggcagcctgtgccagtgtctcactaccctcatggggaagaatttcttcctaatgtccaatctgaatctacccatttctagttttgcttcctACCCCCCCCAGTCATATCACTACCTGAcaacctaaaaagtccctccccagctttcctgtaggcccccttcagatactggaaggccacaagaaggtctcctcagagccttctcttctccagactgcacagccccaactctcccagtctgtctccatagcagaacagctccagccctctgctcatccatgtgttccttctctggacaccttccagcacctccagatccctcttgcaataggggctccagaactggatgcagtactgcaggtggggtctcaccagggtggaatagaggggggagaatcacctccctcaaactgctggccacacttctcttgctgcagcccagaaagccaattgtatcctgggctgcaaagTGCACACTACTGGCTTAGAATTTTCTCCAGAGATTCGTAAGGGTAAGATGTGGTTAATGCACTTTCCAGACAGAACGTGGTAATACTTAACTGCTTTAAGAGTTTCCTCTGCTTTGTTTGGAGAGGTTATCTACagggcttttatttttaactcgGTATTTTGCTTTGTTAACAATCACTGATTACTGAAGACAACTTTACTCTTCAATAGACAATGGAACTAGACTGTAGGATGTGGAAGATGAAGCATTTTCAAAGCCCTCTCCCATTTTGCTAGGCATCTTCATTCAAAAAGTTTACCAGTGTCCAATATAATATTTCACCTTTATGATAATaagtggaaaaggacttgacAGTTACTTCAAAAGCAGTACCTATATTTTAAACATATACTAACACCTCTTTTCCCCTCCGACTCAGAACCAAGCAAAATACAACACTTTGACTTAGTTACCTTTGATTAAGCAAATGGCATTGTCTGATTCCTCACAGAGCCCTGACAAAGGCTGAGCCAGCTCATTTCTGGCACTATCAGTCTCCATCCCACGTGGAAGGACTTGACCATCTCCATCAGCAGACTGTGgagatgctctggaggaaaTAACAAAGGTAGTATTTACTGAAGAGCAATGTCTTTTATGACTGAATTACTTCATTACattggattttttcccccttttcccagtCAGAAAATTAAACTTGCTGCAAGCAGAATTTTCAAATGTAAGTATTAAAAGTTACTTACACTGAGTGAATTTGTCCTGTGACACTGGAAATATTTCCAGGAAGGGATGATGACACTCTCTGGTTCTGTCAACAAAACAAATCTTGCTGTGACTAGACAGCTGCAACAAGCTCACACCAATATACACATTTTAGACAACAACCAAGTTACTCAAGTTGTGCTACACAGCCCTTGACTTTCTTTCTGGCTAGCACAAAGTGTTTGTGGGATCTCACATACTCAGTTCCTAACAATCCACTACACACTCTCACAGACTCATGTCACACTGGAAACTGTGGGACTACTTGTACCTCCAAACTAAAGCTCAAACCTCAAAAGCATGCatctgtgctggaaggtgtaaggggaaaaaataacagaaacCCTGCTGCGCAAGAGGAAAAGATACTTACTGCCCCCATGGAACACAAAGTCAGTGCTGGGCCAAGGAGATTAAGAGAGTCCAGTAAGTTCTGAGAAACTTTTGAAATGATTTCATTCAAGGCCGACTGCTGATTCTAAGGGACAGAGGAACAAAAATCAAACTCTAGTAGAATACAACAatccaggtgggaagagaccctcaagatcatcacatccaacctatcatccaacaccacctaatcaactaaaccatgcaaccaagcactccatcaagtctcctcctaaacacctccaatgatggtgactctaccacctccccaggcagcacattccaatggccaatttctctctctatgaagaatttcttcctaacctccagcctaaacctcccctggcccaggcttgagactgtgtcctcttgttctggtgctggttgcctgggagaggagaccagcccctgcctgtctacaacctcccttcaggtagttgtagacagcaagaaggtctcccctgagcctcctcttctccaggctaagcaaccccagctccctcagcctctcctcgtagggcttgtgttccaaacccctcaccaactttgttgcccttctctggacacgctccagcaactcaacatctttcctaacctgagggccccagaactggacacaggactcaaggtgtggcctaaccagtgcagtgtacaggggcagaatgatctccctgctcatgctggccacgccgttcttgatgcaggccaggatgccattggccctcttggctgcctgggcacactgctggctcatgttcagactaccatcaaccagtacccccaggtccctctctgcctggctgctctccagccacaacTGGCAGTATCAACTACCAACATAGTAACTTCTGATCAGTGTTGAGAGATGACTAAATCACGAAGATACCCACATCAGATTCCTTCAACTCTGGGCAAAAAACCAAATAATTCACAGAAGACAGattttaatgaaaaagaaaagaatagccaggggaaaaaaaataattacttaaTCACCAGATTAGGTTAAACtgtgaaaaaaatcctttttggGGAGAAATATTTCTCTAATTTAAGATCATAAGTGCATTGGAGCAGATTCTGATTTTCGAAATAAAAAGGTTATTAAAAATACCTCAAGTCCCTGTGCTTGCTTGAACTTAAGATTTCGCTGCAAATCAAGCATCTGAAGCTTCAGATCTTGATAGTCTTTCCTTAAATGAAGGATAATAGCCTGGGCGTCCCTCAGTTTGAGCTTTTCTTCTTGCAAAGCCAGAGCGAGAGCTCTGTTGTTTGCTTGGATACTCTTCATTTGCTTGGAGCTGTTGGCTGCAACAGAGCAGTAAGTATTTCATCTTGGTTGGAAAAACAAGCAAAGGTTCTGAAAGCTATTAAGACATGTGTGCATCTTACTTGGTATTTTGGGCTTGATAGTAGATGTCTGGCTAATTTTACCCAACCTGGACCACttctgatttcttttctctttcattcgTTCTTTTATATCACTCAGACTGTCTTTGAAGGGCTTTTTCAAGTGTTCAGCCATCTTCTACCTTTAGAAACATAAaaaggtaaagaagtcattaagCTGATGGTACATAATGCTTCCCTATGCCAAAAAGAATGGAATAGAGAAGCAGGAGTAAAGCTCATGCCATTTTAACTTACTGTATTGGGTTGAACTGCGCTGGAGTTAACTCTCCTCACAgtattgttctagtgctgtggtggtttttttttgcagcagtagttgataacacagcagtgttttggctacagctaaatccagtattcaagctgtgtcctttcaacatttccctgccccaggagtacattgaggggtgggcaaaatcttaggaggggacacagctgagccagctgactcagactggccaaagaggtattccataccatatgacgtcagctcaggtataagtaggaagtgaaaggaggaagtgtggggattcgtCTATGGTGTTTATCCTCCCGAGGAActaccaagcttagagagccctgcttcccgagaccgaccaccgtcctgctgatgggcagcagagaccaacatctctctctctctgctctctttgCTTCCGCGcggtctattgctgtttgcttattagtgttactaaattgctcctatcttatccccggcttctgttatattttctttcccttcttcccctcttcacttaagagggggagtgacagagcggcttggtgggtatctggcctccaggccagggccaaaccaccacacttacATACACAcatggagaagagacccacaactatgaatgacagaatcaaccaggtcatctgcaagatcatcaagtccaagcagtcacccaaccctaactaatcaacaaaaccacggcactaagtgcctcatccaagctttttttaaacacctccaggacatcgacctcaccacctccctgggcatcccattccaatggcaaatctctttctgtgaagagtttaTTTCTAACATCAActctaaacttccccctgcacagcttgtgactgtgtcctcctgttctggtgctggttgcctgggaaaagaggccaacccccacctggctacaacctcccttcaggtagttgtagagagcaatgaggtctcccctgagcctcctccaggctaagcaaccccagctccctcagcctctcctcacagagctgtgctccagatccctccccagccttgttgctcttctctggacaccttccagcatctcaacatctttcttgaaaaGACACACCACTATGGTTATtttcaagccagtccctgcatTGTGGCTGCTGTTACCACAGCCAATTTTCGGAGCTGCAAAGAGCAGTGACCGCGGCGCACACCAAGCTGAGGCCTCTGAAGACTCGCATCGCGCCTGCAGGTCGGAGGAAGGGGGTAGGAAGAGGCCTGCGTGTGTCCAAAGTGGGCCCTCGGCTTCCCTGACACTGAAGGGCCCGCATGACACCCACCCACCGGTCGGTCATACCTCTTCTGAAGGCAGTATACACCGCCCGTCACTCGCCAAGCACTGCCGCCGCTGCCAGAGCGGCACACCGCGACGATCCCGCactccccagagcccagcctccgccgccgccgccagctCTCCCCTGGCGCCCGCCTAAGGGCCCCGGCTCGCCTAAGGGCAGCGCCCGCCGGCCGCGCTCAGCACCCGCGGCAGCAGGGCCTCCCTCCCGCGCGACGGGGCAGTTAGCGCCGCTCCTCCCCGCGTTCAAAAGCCCGCGCCTCGCCCTCCCATTGGCGGCGTCTTTGCGGCGCTCAGACGCACCTCGCGCCTGCGCTCGGGGCCGCGGCGGAGGCTCCACCCCCGGCGCGGCGTCACCACgctggggcggggggcagggggcaggcgtGGCCCGGCCGCGCTGCCGCTGAGGGGTAGCGGCGTTCAGCGCCGGTGACCGGCTGCGACCGTATTCGGCAACCGCAGTCCTGTGCCCTACAACTCTGACTGAAGTCGGACTCAGGATGCCCCCGGCCAGACCCTCGGTCCTGTCGCTATGCGTTCACCTGCCCCACATCACCTGTCATGGTGGAAAGACAAGGGCAGAAAAGAGCCATTTATTAAGTAGCAAAGctaggagagaaaaataattagtttggggtattttacttcacagaatcacagaactgtaaacagttggaagggacctcaaaaatcatccagttcaaacGCCCCTGTCGTGAGCGGGGGGCACCTCCAaaagtcacatccagcctggctttcaaaacctcagggatgaggcttccaccacctccctgggcaacctgtgcc from Dryobates pubescens isolate bDryPub1 chromosome 4, bDryPub1.pri, whole genome shotgun sequence includes these protein-coding regions:
- the SGO1 gene encoding shugoshin 1 codes for the protein MAEHLKKPFKDSLSDIKERMKEKRNQKWSRLGKISQTSTIKPKIPTNSSKQMKSIQANNRALALALQEEKLKLRDAQAIILHLRKDYQDLKLQMLDLQRNLKFKQAQGLENQQSALNEIISKVSQNLLDSLNLLGPALTLCSMGANQRVSSSLPGNISSVTGQIHSVASPQSADGDGQVLPRGMETDSARNELAQPLSGLCEESDNAICLIKEILPHEGQPSNLHLKQPGAELGSVSSGGEDGFTDVLPRSVSTRRHFPKMRNQDEVCRGVWSLSEAPDSTQEPSKHREMRHEENLEMCTVENINSSVSPFSENKGGSEMVLRQRVSETPQLHLKNNSELKHRECKGRGDSHVRKDKPQERLERPRSISRQRPKRRQSKETCKEKSDFLGDAYDFGSEERVHLTPFRQNKGDDTEAALDDKENLSEPNTTESSEIEEDSDDSLYEPYKNKSKKRKSSVGKEDTSPVHPRPRSKRCLAQRELKLNSEKETDSNDSSDKATRQPPEPSHGHLCDVTNTTSLLPGTGSALRSPKRKRSCTLTVNYKEPSIVGKLRRGDPFTDTNFLNSPIFKQKKDAKRSSLRKGSLSKYNEKFVGCH